GGACCCCCAAAGAATCCAAACACGTCTCTCTTGATCAGATGTTTTTGtagaaaaggatctgggggtcacagaatcccagaatggcaggggttggaagggccctctggagatcaccccatcccaccccctgcttgagcaggcacacccagagcaggggcacagggccgcgtccaggcagggtatgaatatctccagggaagggaccccatagcctctctgggcagcctgtgcccctgctctggcacccgcacagggaaggggtttgtcctcatgttcaggtggaacttcccgtgttccagattgtgcccgtggccccttggcctggcgttgggcaccactgaaaagagtccggcccatcctcctgacacccgcccttcagatatttataagcactaatgagatcccccctcagtcttctcttctccaggctgtccCAGTGAACaccaagctgaccatgagccaagtgactgagcactggcacagggtgcccagggagggtgtggagtcaccatccttggagatattcaaaagacaggtcatggtcctgggcaaccagctgctggtggccctgcttgagcagcagATTAGTCCAGTTGACTcccgaggtcccttccgacctcaaccatcctgtgattctgcgatTATATGCCTTACGCCTGCTAACTGTATCCAAAACAAAGAGATTTCTAACACCTCTGTCACTGATAAGTGTGCTACCATCTGCCCTTGGCTTAGGTTTCACATCCGTTTCCCCCTGTCAGCTCTCGGCCACGCTGTTGGTCCCACAGCTCTGCGTGGGAAGGTGTGATTTCTAGCGAGATTTGTTGTGGAGTTTCAGATGAAATTAACATTTGCATGAGGGTTTGTTAAAAGTTGTACATGAGCCCCGAATCTGAACCTCCCCTTCTCGACAGGGGCCTCTCCGTGCCACGTGGCCTCTCGGACTGCAAGAATTCTCTTTTGCAGAACAGGCTTGTCTTGTTCTGCCATCAAGGTTTATGCCCCCCTCCAAGAGCTGTAATTTTAGcgtttcttttcctgctgcctttgaaaataTGTCAACAGTAACTTCTCTCTCGCTGTTTCTTCGTGCCACCAACTGCGCTGCCATTGTTCTCCGCACGGTCTCAGGAGCGTTGGAGGACGTGCTGCCCGTCCCACCAGGAcgtgtttttttcccatgcgCCTGGCTCATTAAGATGCCGTAGCTAAATAAATCCCCCTGGCTTTTAGGCTGGGTTTGCGCTGCCCTGTGCAGCCACCCTTGCCGATAGCCCTTTGTTGTTCTTTGCAGGGGGCACGCTAGCGGAGTTTATTCACAAGCGCTGTAACTCCTTGCTGGACGAGGATACCATCCTGCACTTCTTTGTGCAGATCCTCCTGGCCCTCCACCACGTGCACACCAAGCAGATCCTGCACCGCGACCTGAAGACTCAGAACATCCTCTTGGACAAGCATCGCATGATTGTCAAGATTGGAGACTTTGGTATCTCCAAAATCTTGAGCAGCAAGAGTAAAGCCTACACGGTGGGTGGCTCAGCTTTGTGGAGGAACTACTTGCCACCGTGGCAGCGGGCTGGAACTCTGGACTTGGCTCACAATAGTCTCTTGAAGCCACTGTAGGCAGCGAGGTTGGATGTAGCGTACTTGCGGTAGGCCACGTTCAGGTGCCGCAATGGTGCTTTGCTTCTTGGAGGTTATAGAGGCTGATGTCTTCACGCCCAagtctgctgcagctctgtgggCTGCAAAAGCTGAGGAAGGCCTGTCTGCCCAAAACTGGGAGAGGACGGGGTGTCTGGGCCCGCTGGTGAGGGTAGACAGGGTTCCTCCCACTGTCACAGCGGGAGGGGTAGTGTTTGCAGGCTCGTCTGACACATACTTGGTGACCGAAttcctgcctgtgccctgctgtCTTGCCTTGTCTTaatctcctctctctgcttgAGACTTAAGTATCACTCCCCACCTGGTCTGATCTGACCAGATGTTTGTATCACACTCGTTGCTCTGGGCTGTGATTCTCTCAAGTGGATAGGAGCAAAATTAGAGGTAATCGCTGTATGTGCGAGGGAGGTCAACAGAAAGGTAAATCCTCCTGTTTTTTACTGAGATTGTCAGGCAGTTGTTGACACCAGGGAACAAAAGCCCAGCTGCACTAAGGTTTGGTTGTGGTGCTCTAGCCAGCCTGTGCACTGGGCTCTAAACCGAGCCTTTCTCTTTCCACATCGCTGCCCCAGTTTCACAGCATCATGGGAAATTTCTTTGTCTCTCCTAGGTTGTGGGAACGCCGTGCTACATCTCCCCAGAGCTCTGTGAAGGGAAGCCTTACAACCAGAAGAGTGATATCTGGGCTTTGGGCTGTGTGCTGTACGAACTCGCCAGCCTCAAGAGGGCTTTTGAAGCTGCGGTAAGAGAGATACGGTTTACatggagcacaggaagctgtGGCCTCTTACGGAGGTGAAAATGTATGCTTGGATTGCTCTTCTCACTGAGCCTGAAGGCGTGAAGGCAGAGGGCAGTGCTGAGAACATCTTGCTCCTTGGCCTCGCCTCTGACTGCCCAGCCACTGTATGtctctctcttgttttctttccagaatcTTCCTGCCTTAGTACTGAAGATCATGAGTGGGACATTTGCCCCGATATCGGACAGGTACAGCCCCGACCTGCGCCAGCTCATCCTTAGCATGCTGAACCTGGATCCTTCCAAGCGGCCCCAGCTGAATGAGATCATGGCCCAGGCTATCTGCATTCGGCCCCTTCTGAACCTCTACACTGACGTGGGCAGCGTCAAAATGAGAAGGCAAGTGACACTGCCACCTTAGAGCCCCTTGGGAGGGGCTGCCACAGCCCACAGGGTGTCTGACCAGCTCGCCGTCTCCATTACGAGCCCTGAAGAGAGCGTTGTCCCCGTGCAGCTCTCCTGCGTTACCCGGCGCGCAGCTGCTGCGGGCCGAGCCTGGCCCAGTGGCTTGAGGCCACGGCAGGTGCCCTGGCAGCTGTGGGCTTGTCATCGCAGTAACAGCGAATAGAGAGTTGTGAGCTCAGGGGAAAGCGCACTGATGCCAACTCCCCTCTCAGGTGGTCTAAAGCACCTACCGAGGCGATTCTGTGAGCTATTCAACCGTGGCTTATGCTGTACCTCTGCCCAGACCTTCTGTGATCCAGGGCTCTGCAGGACCTCTGGGGCTGAGCTGACATTAAAGGACTGGATTTTTGTTTGGCAGGCCTGAAAAACCGTTAGCTCCGGTGACGACAGTGACCCACAGCCGGACCGGGGGACGAGTGAGCAGTGCCAGGCCGAGGGGTGAGTCCTGCCACGGTGTGTGCCACACAGCTCCACTCAGGGGGACCCTTTCCTTTGGATGTCAGGGGGTCAGAGAGGCATTCGAGCTTCTGGGGAGAGGAAGTTAAAAGGCATCACCTTCCCTGAGCCCTGGAGGAGCCCACGGCTCTGGGGACCAAGCAGCGCTctttctccagctgcctcttccAGGTTTTGAATCCTTGAATTaagtttctgctgcttctaTTGCAAAGGCTGGCAACCAGCTGGTGATGCTGAGGGGGGATGTGCCAGTGCAGGGCAACACAGCTGGCACCGGCAACAACTAGCTAGAGCTGTCGAGGTGCTTCTTCCCTCAATTCCGGGGTAAAATATAAGGAGTTGTTCCCATGTGCCTCTCTCAGCCCTGACTGGGAGCTCTGCAGCAGTCCCTTGCCAGCCTTGGACCGGCACTGGTCTGGCCCTGCTGGCTAGCGGGCAGCTCCGCTCACACCCAGACTGGATGGCTGCTGTCATTTCTCTTCCCGTGGGAGGGGAATCAGGGCTCTGTGCTCATGATTTCTCTCTGATCCATAGGTGTTCGAGCTGGTTCAGCCAGGACAGGAATCCCTCCTCCGCTGTCGTCCATCTACACCTGGGGGAGCGGGATCACCACCCCGCTCCGCCTGCCCATGCTTAACACCGAAGTGGTGCAGGTGTCTGCTGGCAGGACACAGAAGGCTGGGGTCACCAAATCCGGGCGGCTCATCATGTGGGAGGTGAGTGATGGGCAGcctggggcaggtggtggcCGCGGAAGCCTCGGATGTGCGATTTCTGGGGAGGAGACGTTTCTGTTCACTGCGTAGGCCCTGGCACTGCATCCCCCAGGACAGCAGTCCAGTCCAGGGCGCGGGTGACACTGCTGAGCCTGTGGGAAGGGGCTCATCTGAGTTCTCCAACTGTTGCTGCACAGAGGTGCGGCACCCGACGTGGCTTCTCTCCACCAGGCTCCCCCCATGGGTGCTGCGGGAGGCCCTTCTCTCCCAGGAGCCACCGAGCAGCTCCAGCCTCAGTTTGTGTCCCGATTTCTGGAGGGCCAGTCTGGCGTGACCATCAAACACGTGTCCTGCGGCGATCTCTTCACAGCCTGCCTCACAGGTGAGCGGCCGCCTCCTGCCTTCGCCTGGCTGAGTCCCAGACGCCTCTGCACGGCAGCTGGCTTGCAAACGCAGCGTGCCTGCCCGGGGAGCCTGCTCGGAGAGGAACCGCAGAGATGCACTGGGCTGTGGTGACACAAAGGCCTCTGCGGCCTCTCGTGTAACATCGGGGGCAGGTCAGGAACGGCAGGCATGGTCCTCCTATGATGCCACACTGGCCAACTCAGTCCCAAAGGTCTGTCTGGTGTGGGGAGAGCCACAGATTTGTTGTCCTGGCCGCACTGGTGTCACCTGAAGCTCGAACTGGCCTGTACGGTGGGGACTGCAATGTGAGGGGTATCTGGGAAGCTCAGCTTTTTTCTGTCACATACTGTGTGACACAGACACAAGCCGTGATGGGCAGTGACTGGTGTTGCAGTGAGAAGTCAGAGCAAGCTCCTGCAAGGCCGGCTGTCCTTagctgcaggaaggcagggTCTGAAGCCCCCTTAGAGTGGGCCAGGAGGCATTCTGGCTGGGAGGGGAGCATGTACACCAGCCTGAGGCCGTGCTTGCGGAGCAAAGCCCTCCCAGTGGTCCTCTGGGAGCCCTGTTAGCACTTCTGCTGGGGATCAGGGCAGCAAATGGCAGCTATGCAACGGGCAAACTTTGTAGGCATGTTTGTCCTACCTGTCCATGGCATTTCCTGCCACCCCTCTGCTGGGCGGCTGCTCAGTGAGCGGCTCTGTGTATTTAACACCTTGACAGACCGTGGAATTAGCAGCTCCCGCGTACACAGCTGCAATAATGTTATCTCAGTGCTCTCCTATCATCTGCTGTTTGTTTGGCGAGTTGTCACAGCACATCAAGGCTGTTGCTCTCAGGAAACTCGCTGTGGTCTTCTGGGGCCCGCAGTGAGTTATGAGTCAGAACGGGCCCAAGCAGAGCCGCTGTCCCGGGAGCCACGGGCAGCCCCACGGGCTGCATGTGCCTTGCAGGGCCTCACATGTGCCAGTAACACgacttctttctgcttttccagacaGGGGGATCATCATGACTTTTGGCAGCGGCAGCAATGGCTGTTTGGGGCACGGAAACTTCACGGACGTAAGCCAGGTTTGTCGGGAGGATGCTGGGCGCGCTACTCCCCCAAGGTAGAGGATGGATCGTGCCTTCTGCACCACGCGAGTGGGCTCACCCCAGCTCCAGGGATGTGCATCCCAGGCATGCTCTGGCATCCGACcatctccccctcctctccctgtcaTTGCGGGTTTTAAAAGACCCAACctgcctctctttttctctctccccctacACAATGATCCCTTTGAGCGTGGGGGAAGTCAAGAGCTGCCTTGTGGTTGCTGTTGGCAGGCTCCCAGCTTGGAGGCTGCCTCCAATCACACACCTGCCTGCTTCACTCTTGGCCTGCAGCTGCCAGGGTTCACtgagaaaagttatttttcaaaagagcCAGTATTTAAAGAAGAGCTGTGTGTTTCCGATTGGCTTGGAGCGCCAGGGCTGAGGGCCCATCACTCCCTTCCAGCTTCTTCCTTGCCTGCCCTCGGATGTGGCAGCAGCCGATGGCTTCCAGCCGAGCCCGGAGACTGGTGCCATTTGTCGCTGTGGTCAGATGGCTCGTTCGTTCCTGCTCTGTCCAGAGCTGAGCTGCTTGGTGCTTgttgctggggaggggagaccagctgggagcagcagccagaTCCCGACAAATGGCACTTTTCACGTGAAGATGATAATGAGAATGAGACTCGCTGTGGCGAAGTGTCAGATCTAACAGCAGGTCACAGCAGGGGCTGGGCGAAATGTGGAGATCCCGGTCTCCTCACACCCTAACGAATATGTAGCCGATAGCTCACAGCCCAAGAGCCTTTCAGCCAATGCATCCTGCACCAAGCCCCTGCCTGCTCAGAGCGTGCGTTAACAGCCCCTGGCACTCCCCACGTGGGCAGGGGGGCGAATCCCAACCCTTCGGCTGAACCTATTCCCTCTCCAAACCGTTGTGCTGGCTGCTTTCTTCCGCCCCAGAGATGTTTGCATTATCTTTTGTGCTGCGTGCACGTAGTCTCTAAACCCTTTGAAGACTGTttggaacaaaaataattctctggTGTTTGTGTTGGATGAAAACTGGGAGGCTGCCAGCGCTGTGTTGAGGCTGGGGGGCCGGGTGGGAGGGATGGGAGCAGCATGGCAGGCTGGGAGGTCTCGGCTGAcggctgctgctcttcccctgccAGCCCAAGATCGTGGAGGCCCTGCTGGGCTACGAGATGGTGCAGGTGGCCTGTGGCGCGTCTCACGTCCTGGCGATTTCCAACGAACGGGAAGTGtttgcctggggcaggggggataATGGTAAGAGATGTCTGCTTTGTAAAACAGGGCTTGTGCTTTCCATTGCCTGTTCCTACTCCCCTCGCTGGCCCTGCTTGCCCACGGTCTTCTCCAGATGTGCCAGGCTAGGCGGGTGTGGAAGGGTTGCAGCTGCTTCACTGCATACCAGGGCACCAGTGCTTTGGcttttgctgcctttcctgGTGATACGTCCCGGGCTGGGCTCTCGCAGCAGCTATGTCGATGCTGTTGCTTGTGGGGGTGCACTCAGGTTGTGCATTGCCATGAGCCGTGCCCTGCTTTCTCCTGCCTTCCAGGTCGGCTTGGACTGGGTACCCTAGAGTGCCACAACTCCCCCCAGCAGGTCACGGTCCCACCGGAGCACGAGGCTCAGAGGGTCATCTGCGGCATCGATTCCTCCATGGTCCTCACAACGAAGAACCAGATTCTTGCTTGTGGGAGCAACAGGTAAGGGTGTCTGTGCTCCAGAGCTTGCCCATAGCCTCCTGGGCCCGTCCATCTGTGTCCAGCCCAGGAAAAGGGAGCAAGGGGCTCCAGAAGACAACTCTGTGTGATCCTACTCCCCAGCATCTCGCTGCCGGTGGTGCGGTCATGCTAGGGCAGGGCTCGTCTGCGCCAGGCTGCATTCAGCCGGCTCTGAACTGTGCTTTTCCCCGTGCAGGTGTAACAAGCTGGGCCTAGACAGGATCAGCTCAGCAGAGGAGCCTTCACCAGAGGAGCAGGTGGAAGAGGCCACCATGTTCATGTGTGCCCAGTCGTCCCCCTTGAACCAAGAGCCGATTGTGTGTGCAGACATCGGTACAGCGCACTCGGCTGCAGTCACAGGTGAGGGGTGTGTGCCCAAATCCCTGAGGGGGGACCTGCATTTTTGCTGTCTTCCTCCTGCTTCCATTTCCCATGGGTGGAGGCTTCAGAGAGGCTCAAGAGGCACCATGCTTTCGATGTTGGAGCTCTGTGGAGCGGGATGTTCAGCGTGGTAGAGAGCAGTGGGGTTCAGGGGCTTCAGTGCGTCATCGGGTGACACCCAGTTGTTTCTCTCGCCTCTGTTGTCAGCTTCTGGCCAGTGTTACACCTTTGGGAGCAACCAACATGGGCAGCTGGGCACCAACTCCTCCCGCAACAGCCGCATACCCCACCTGGTTGTGGGGCTCCAGGCGATGAAGGTCACCGTGGTGGCTTGTGGGGATGCCTTCACTGTGGCCATCGGAGCAGGTGAGGCTGAAGCCCCAGTgccctgagctgcagcaggccCTGGCTTTCCTCCGCCTGCAGTCCatgctgtggccaaggcaggcCCTGCAGACAGCCCTGGGTGGTACCAGGGAGATGGGAGGCCTGTTTACAGGTGAGCTCTGTGTGCAGCAAGGCCTGTATATCCCTCTGCAGACGGCGAGGTGTGCACGTGGGGGAAAGGAGCCAGGGGACGCCTGGGCAGGAAGGATGAGGAAACGGGAGCGCCGAGGCCAGTGCAGCTGGAGGAGACGCATCCATACCTGGTGACCTCTGTAGCCTGCTGCCACGGGAACACACTGCTGGCAGTAAAGCGTGAGTAGAGGCTTTGCTACTGCGATTCCTGCCACGAGGGCCCAGCCAGACACAATGCCTTGTGACCGGAGCTGTACCGAGTAACCCTGGCACATAAACTCTGTGTTATTCCAGGCCCTCTAGAGCTGTAGATGAACAGAAATAACTTGAAGCCTATAAAAACTCTCCTGCTAGGCAGCACTGTGACACTGCCTCTTCCACTGGGCTGGGGGAGTGGAGGGACGGCAGAGGCGACAAGTGGGCTGGCCAGGCTGCGGCTGGTGGGGAGCTGGCGTGCTGGCGGTCCACCAAGTATCCAAAAAGAGCATCTCTCTAATTGATGCTGCTGAAATAGAAACTGAGATTTGAGGCGTCATTTTGGCTGCTGGCTTTCCATTGTGGTTTGGAAAAGATAGCAATGGTTTTGTGGTTCTTCTCTGCTCAGGCCAAAGGCAGCATCACTGTGCAGTTAAAACGCGCCCATGGCGTGACCTGCCCTTCCGTTGCCTGGGTGTACGATGGGAGCCTGGCCCACACTGCTGGAGgggcctttcttcctcctctgccgGGCTGATTATGGCCTCAGTGCCGGGCTGAGGGATTCCAGTCCCAGCCCACTTCAAGGAGGCTAATTATACCCCGGAGGGGAGGAGGCCCGGCTGACTGCGCTGCGCTGGGGCAGTCAGCCGTGCCTCACGTTCCTCCCCCGTGAGCGCTGAGCTCTCACGTGATATGTGCTGCCACGTgaaggggatggggaatggCCGAGTCTCCGGGCTTGGGAGCAAGTAAGCATTTGTCATAGGAGTAAAAGTGGTTTGTTTCTGCAGGAAGGGTGCAGGCTGCTCTCCCCTTCCGCAGCCGGAGTCACCCTGTGCTCTGGGGCAGCTGGTTTGCGGGTTCCCACCTGCAGCACCGTAAGGTCAGGGACTGAGCGTGTGGCCCCCATCGTAGCCCTGCTGCTGACCCTCTGCCCAGTCTGAAACTGCCACCCTCTTTCCCAGTACTGGAAGTACAATCTCAGCAGCAGCGGCGTCAGGGCAGCAGCCTCGCCTGCACCAGCATCCCTCAGTAACCGGGGCGCAAAAAGCATCGAGAGCTCTGTAAAAAGCTATGTTCTGGCTCTGGACTTCCCCGCAGCTCGCTCCGCCTGGGAACCTCTCCAGAGAGAACACGAGAGCTGGTGACACTTTTGGTGCCGTTGCCGCTGTCGGCTCTGGCTGTGATCTGGCCCGGAGAGGGTGCTGGCACAGGCGAGGGGCGCTCCATCTTTGGGGCGGCAGTTCTGCTCCGCTTTGCGGTTTCCTCCTGTGCATCCAACGCTGTTTTTAACTGGCTTGGGCTTCTGCCCGCTTTATCGTGAGGCCGTTGCCGCACCCTTCTCTCAATCACACTGCAAACACAGGGATAACTGGGAGAAACCAGGCGTGA
This portion of the Phalacrocorax aristotelis chromosome 18, bGulAri2.1, whole genome shotgun sequence genome encodes:
- the LOC142066038 gene encoding serine/threonine-protein kinase Nek8 isoform X3, with the translated sequence MEKYERIRVVGRGAFGIVHLCLRKADQKLVILKQIPVEQMSKDERLAAQNECQVLKLLSHPNVIEYYENFLEDKALMIAMEYAPGGTLAEFIHKRCNSLLDEDTILHFFVQILLALHHVHTKQILHRDLKTQNILLDKHRMIVKIGDFGISKILSSKSKAYTVVGTPCYISPELCEGKPYNQKSDIWALGCVLYELASLKRAFEAANLPALVLKIMSGTFAPISDRYSPDLRQLILSMLNLDPSKRPQLNEIMAQAICIRPLLNLYTDVGSVKMRRPEKPLAPVTTVTHSRTGGRVSSARPRGVRAGSARTGIPPPLSSIYTWGSGITTPLRLPMLNTEVVQVSAGRTQKAGVTKSGRLIMWEAPPMGAAGGPSLPGATEQLQPQFVSRFLEGQSGVTIKHVSCGDLFTACLTDRGIIMTFGSGSNGCLGHGNFTDVSQPKIVEALLGYEMVQVACGASHVLAISNEREVFAWGRGDNGRLGLGTLECHNSPQQVTVPPEHEAQRVICGIDSSMVLTTKNQILACGSNRCNKLGLDRISSAEEPSPEEQVEEATMFMCAQSSPLNQEPIVCADIGTAHSAAVTASGQCYTFGSNQHGQLGTNSSRNSRIPHLVVGLQAMKVTVVACGDAFTVAIGADGEVCTWGKGARGRLGRKDEETGAPRPVQLEETHPYLVTSVACCHGNTLLAVKPKVFSSAQRTSCPWIMPSLARDADAPVPPPQIYPDPELEAQVLSLAIRCIHSEEGCRWNGLIKHLQAHLGTCGFNVIPCPNRCSTKLSRRDLPEHVQHGCPKRRVKCEFCASDFTGEAFESHQGTCPQESVYCENKCGARMMRRLLSQHALAECPKRTQPCTYCTKEFVFDTIQNHQYQCPRYPMPCPNQCGTPSIAREDMPTHLKESCNTAMLLCPFKEAGCKHRCPKLAMGRHLEESTKAHLGMVCALVSRQRQEILELRRDVEELSVSSDGTLIWKIADYARKLQEAKARSNYEFFSPPFYTHKYGYKLQVSAFLNGNGSGESSHLSVYIRVLPGEYDNLLEWPFSYRVTFSLLDQSDPSLSKPQHITETFHPDPNWKNFQKPGASRSSLDESTLGFGYPKFISHEDIKKRNYVRDNAIFIKASVEIPQKILA
- the LOC142066038 gene encoding serine/threonine-protein kinase Nek8 isoform X2, giving the protein MEKYERIRVVGRGAFGIVHLCLRKADQKLVILKQIPVEQMSKDERLAAQNECQVLKLLSHPNVIEYYENFLEDKALMIAMEYAPGGTLAEFIHKRCNSLLDEDTILHFFVQILLALHHVHTKQILHRDLKTQNILLDKHRMIVKIGDFGISKILSSKSKAYTVVGTPCYISPELCEGKPYNQKSDIWALGCVLYELASLKRAFEAANLPALVLKIMSGTFAPISDRYSPDLRQLILSMLNLDPSKRPQLNEIMAQAICIRPLLNLYTDVGSVKMRRPEKPLAPVTTVTHSRTGGRVSSARPRGVRAGSARTGIPPPLSSIYTWGSGITTPLRLPMLNTEVVQVSAGRTQKAGVTKSGRLIMWEAPPMGAAGGPSLPGATEQLQPQFVSRFLEGQSGVTIKHVSCGDLFTACLTDRGIIMTFGSGSNGCLGHGNFTDVSQPKIVEALLGYEMVQVACGASHVLAISNEREVFAWGRGDNGRLGLGTLECHNSPQQVTVPPEHEAQRVICGIDSSMVLTTKNQILACGSNRCNKLGLDRISSAEEPSPEEQVEEATMFMCAQSSPLNQEPIVCADIGTAHSAAVTASGQCYTFGSNQHGQLGTNSSRNSRIPHLVVGLQAMKVTVVACGDAFTVAIGADGEVCTWGKGARGRLGRKDEETGAPRPVQLEETHPYLVTSVACCHGNTLLAVKPAVEETPSQ